GACAAAAATCGCTCCTTCCATTTTATCAGCGGATTTCACAAATTTAAAACAGGAAATAAATAAAGTTCAGGAAGCCGGAGCAGATATTCTCCATCTCGATGTTATGGATGGTCATTTTGTTCCGAATCTTACTTTCGGATTACCCATTATCAAGCAGATCAAACAAATCTCCAAAATCCCTCTCGATGTGCATTTGATGGTAACAAATCCGGAAATTTATTTGGATATTCTCGCTGATTGGAAAATTGAATATGTCTGCATTCATCAGGAAACTGTCTTTCATTTGCATCGACAAATTTCTTTCTTAAGATCAGAAAATGTCAAAGCCGGTATTGCTTTGAATCCTGCAACTCCCATCGAAACGATTTTTCCGATCATTCCGGAACTTGATTTCGTGCTTTTGATGAGCGTTAATCCCGGATTTGGGGGGCAAAAGTTTCTGCCTTTAGTTTATGATAAGATCAGGAAATTACGAGAATTCTCCATCCAGAAAAATCCTGAATTAAAAATCGAAGTCGATGGTGGAGTTAACGATAAAAATGCAAAAAGCCTGATCAAAGCAGGAGCTGATATTCTTGTTTCCGGTTCTTATATTTTTGGGAAAGAAAATTTTAAAGAACAGATTGATAGTTTAAGATAATTATTTAAATAGGTAAATAAACTTTCATCTTGAGAATTCATTGTCATTTTTCTGTCGAGGAATCTCCAATAAGAAATTGTTTTCTTGTTCCCAGATTTTATTTGGGAACACGATTGGATAAAAATTGAATTTCGCAAATTTTACATCAAATAAAATAAAAGTAAAAACTTAATGTCATTCCCAAATGGAATTTGGGAACGAAAGGAGTGGAGTGTCATTCCAAGATTTCTCTCATTTTTTCTGTCCAGGAATCTTCAATAAAGAATTGATAAAATACACAAGTTGCAGATTCTGCGTGAGAAACTTGGCGTAAGAAAACTCAGAATGATATTTTTCAAAAGGAAACCAAATGTTCGACAATTTAACAGACAAATTTAACGACATCTTCAAAAAATTAAAAGGTCAGGGGAAACTGACCGAGCAGAATATAAAAGATTCCATGCGGGAAGTTCGCAGAGCTTTACTGGAAGCTGATGTAAATTTCAAAATCGTAAAAAACTTTATCAACGAAGTCAGCTCGCGAGCTATTGGTCAGAAAGTAATGAAAAGCCTGACTCCCGGACATCAGGTCGTAAAGATAGTCCATGAACAGCTGATCAATCTGATGGGAAAGGAAAACTTCGAGATCAAACTGCACGATAATCGTTTGAATAAGATCATGCTCGTGGGCTTGCAGGGTTCGGGAAAAACTACTACTTGTGCGAAATTAGCTTCTTTTTTCAGGAAAAAAAATCTTTCACCGATGCTGGTTGCCTGCGATATTTATCGACCGGCTGCGATTCACCAGTTAGAGGTTTTGGGAAAACAATTGAGCCTTCCTGTATATTCCGATGAAAAGTCTAAAAATGTTCTCAAGATCGCTAAAAAGGCAGTGAATGAAGCAGAACGATCCGAAATAAATTTTATGATCTTCGATACTGCCGGCAGACTTCATATAGATGGACAAATGATGAAGGAACTGCGTGATCTGAAGAAATTCCTTAAACCGGATTATATTTTTTTTGTTGCAGATGCCATGACAGGTCAGGATGCTGTCACTGTTGCCAGAGAATTCAATGATCAATTGGAGTTCAACGGAGTTATTCTCACCAAAATGGACAGTGACGCGCGCGGTGGAGCTGCTCTTTCCATCAAGGCTGTTACTGATAAACCGGTTGTATTTGTCGGTTCCGGAGAGAAGATCGCTGATTTCGAAGAGTTCCACCCGGATAGAATGGCAAACAGGATTCTTGGTATGGGCGATGTCCTGACTTTGATTGAAAAAGCAGAAGCAACGATGGACTTGGAAGAAGCTGAAAAGCTGGCTAAAAAACTGAAGAAAAACCAGTTCACTTTCACTGATTTTCTTTCTCAACTTCAGCAAATTAGAAATATGGGACCTCTCGAACAGATCGTTGGGATGCTGCCTGGAATGAATACAAAAGCCCTGAAAGGGATGAAAGTCGATGAAAAAGAGTTGAAACATATCGAAGCGATCATTTTTTCGATGACTCCTCGTGAAAGGGAAAAACCTTTGATAATCAATGGTCAGAGAAGGCACAGAATTGCCAAAGGTAGCGGAACATCCATCCAACAGGTTAATCGTTTGTTAAAACAATTCGAGCAGATGAAAAAAATGATGAAGAAATTCAATAATCCTAAAGCAATGAAAAATATGGCTTTGCCGTTCTGATATTTCCAGATGAT
The sequence above is drawn from the Candidatus Cloacimonadota bacterium genome and encodes:
- the rpe gene encoding ribulose-phosphate 3-epimerase; the encoded protein is MAPSILSADFTNLKQEINKVQEAGADILHLDVMDGHFVPNLTFGLPIIKQIKQISKIPLDVHLMVTNPEIYLDILADWKIEYVCIHQETVFHLHRQISFLRSENVKAGIALNPATPIETIFPIIPELDFVLLMSVNPGFGGQKFLPLVYDKIRKLREFSIQKNPELKIEVDGGVNDKNAKSLIKAGADILVSGSYIFGKENFKEQIDSLR
- a CDS encoding signal recognition particle protein, whose amino-acid sequence is MFDNLTDKFNDIFKKLKGQGKLTEQNIKDSMREVRRALLEADVNFKIVKNFINEVSSRAIGQKVMKSLTPGHQVVKIVHEQLINLMGKENFEIKLHDNRLNKIMLVGLQGSGKTTTCAKLASFFRKKNLSPMLVACDIYRPAAIHQLEVLGKQLSLPVYSDEKSKNVLKIAKKAVNEAERSEINFMIFDTAGRLHIDGQMMKELRDLKKFLKPDYIFFVADAMTGQDAVTVAREFNDQLEFNGVILTKMDSDARGGAALSIKAVTDKPVVFVGSGEKIADFEEFHPDRMANRILGMGDVLTLIEKAEATMDLEEAEKLAKKLKKNQFTFTDFLSQLQQIRNMGPLEQIVGMLPGMNTKALKGMKVDEKELKHIEAIIFSMTPREREKPLIINGQRRHRIAKGSGTSIQQVNRLLKQFEQMKKMMKKFNNPKAMKNMALPF